Proteins encoded together in one Planctomycetaceae bacterium window:
- the ileS gene encoding isoleucine--tRNA ligase, whose product MSENKKNYSQTLNLPQTAFAMKANLTQREPQQRKAWDKKELYKKILESRANSPLYILHDGPPYANGDIHMGHVINKVLKDIVLKYKTMQGFQTPYIPGWDCHGLPIEAKVFAELGENAKTLSKPEIRKLCKQYASKYVKLQSKQFKDLGIFGDFENPYLTLKPQYEAGMCEVFAQLVEKGLVYKQLKPIHWCAECKTALADAELEYEDISSPSIFVNFPVTNESLEKLKSLGLVKDNDSTVCFMIWTTTPWTLAANLAVIVHPDFEYKSVTYTLNGKKFTSIVAVARMEAVIAAGKLTDYSISDVSVKGTELVGLRYNHAFVEKNPTEKDAWKVIPANFVTTEDGTGLVHTAPGHGLEDYMAGQQNGLGIYSPVLDDGSYDDTVPAELQGKNVLKVDKEVNEILKSNGLLFAESQIMHSYPHCWRSRTPVIFRATEQWFIGVDRPMPDGKTLRKLALEKLPKVKWIPAWGEKRITGMLESRPDWCISRQRSWGMPIPVFYNSQGDRLLTKDSVLAVGKHFRQKGSDSWFTDSPKEILGEDFQLPAGFSFDDLQKEENIFDVWFESGCSWHSVAENAGWPIPVDLYLEGSDQHRGWFQLSLLPALGCTGGAPFKTVLTHGFTVDAEGKKQSKSLGNYVNAQEEITKYGSDILRLWVASVNYQEDMRCSDTLIARLQDAYRKIRNTIRYLLGNTSDFDPAKNSMPYEKMLEIDRWAVQQLEKLVSEVTDAYETFQFHRVYGLIYNFCVVEMSSIYMDLLKDRLYCDAKDSASRRSSQTAMYKILDALTRLLSPVLAHTAEEIYEAMPFKSELAESVHLLKMPTADKSIDWQKEEPKWEKLMKLRDEVLKELENLRKNELIASNQESSVTISTDDAELIDVVEKLGEKNFAALCIVSEIKLNKQKAEKLITAEKSTHAKCARCWNYWPSVGKNADQPELCDRCAEVAKGH is encoded by the coding sequence ATGAGTGAAAATAAGAAGAATTACAGCCAGACCCTGAATTTACCGCAAACAGCGTTCGCGATGAAAGCGAACCTTACCCAGCGTGAGCCGCAGCAGCGTAAAGCCTGGGACAAAAAAGAGTTATATAAAAAAATACTGGAATCACGTGCCAATTCCCCGCTGTATATTCTCCACGACGGCCCCCCTTATGCCAATGGCGATATCCACATGGGACACGTCATTAATAAGGTTTTGAAGGATATAGTCCTCAAATACAAGACTATGCAGGGATTCCAAACTCCTTACATCCCCGGCTGGGACTGCCACGGTCTGCCTATCGAGGCAAAGGTTTTTGCGGAACTGGGCGAAAATGCCAAAACTTTGAGCAAGCCAGAGATTCGCAAACTCTGCAAACAGTACGCAAGCAAATATGTCAAACTGCAATCAAAGCAATTTAAAGACCTTGGCATTTTCGGCGATTTTGAAAATCCGTATCTGACACTCAAGCCGCAGTACGAAGCGGGAATGTGCGAAGTTTTCGCACAGCTCGTCGAAAAAGGCCTCGTCTATAAACAGCTAAAACCGATTCACTGGTGCGCAGAATGTAAGACCGCGCTTGCCGATGCAGAACTGGAATATGAAGACATTTCTTCGCCGAGCATTTTTGTTAATTTCCCGGTTACGAACGAATCGCTCGAAAAATTAAAATCCCTTGGCCTTGTAAAAGACAATGACAGCACAGTCTGCTTTATGATTTGGACAACAACGCCCTGGACGCTTGCCGCGAATTTGGCGGTTATCGTCCATCCTGACTTTGAATATAAATCCGTTACTTACACTCTCAACGGCAAAAAATTCACATCGATAGTCGCCGTCGCTCGCATGGAAGCAGTTATCGCGGCAGGCAAACTTACAGATTATTCCATAAGCGATGTTTCGGTAAAAGGAACAGAGCTTGTCGGCCTGCGTTACAACCACGCTTTCGTCGAGAAAAATCCGACAGAAAAAGACGCGTGGAAAGTTATCCCTGCGAATTTCGTTACGACAGAAGACGGCACAGGCCTTGTGCACACCGCGCCCGGCCACGGACTTGAAGACTATATGGCAGGTCAGCAAAATGGTTTGGGCATTTATTCACCTGTGCTCGACGATGGCAGTTATGATGATACTGTGCCGGCCGAGCTTCAGGGCAAAAACGTGCTGAAGGTTGACAAGGAAGTAAACGAAATCCTGAAGAGCAACGGCCTGCTTTTCGCCGAGAGCCAGATTATGCACAGTTACCCGCACTGCTGGCGAAGCAGAACGCCTGTAATCTTCCGCGCAACAGAGCAGTGGTTTATCGGCGTTGACAGACCAATGCCCGATGGCAAAACGCTGCGAAAACTGGCACTCGAAAAACTGCCAAAGGTAAAATGGATTCCCGCATGGGGCGAAAAACGAATCACAGGTATGCTCGAATCACGGCCGGACTGGTGCATCAGCCGTCAGCGAAGCTGGGGTATGCCGATTCCGGTATTTTATAATTCACAAGGCGATAGACTCTTGACGAAAGATTCCGTGCTCGCCGTCGGCAAACACTTCCGGCAAAAAGGTTCGGATAGCTGGTTCACAGATTCGCCAAAGGAAATCCTCGGCGAAGATTTTCAACTGCCAGCGGGTTTCAGCTTTGACGATTTGCAAAAAGAAGAAAATATTTTCGACGTATGGTTCGAATCGGGATGCAGTTGGCACAGCGTTGCGGAAAATGCAGGTTGGCCGATTCCAGTCGATTTGTACCTCGAAGGCTCCGACCAGCATCGCGGCTGGTTCCAGCTTTCACTTTTGCCGGCGTTGGGCTGCACAGGCGGGGCGCCTTTTAAAACGGTATTGACGCACGGCTTTACAGTTGACGCCGAAGGCAAGAAGCAGTCGAAATCGCTTGGCAATTACGTCAACGCACAGGAAGAAATCACAAAATACGGCTCGGACATTCTGCGTCTTTGGGTCGCCAGCGTAAACTATCAGGAAGATATGCGGTGCAGCGATACGCTAATCGCAAGACTTCAGGATGCGTACCGCAAAATCAGAAATACGATTCGTTATTTGCTCGGCAATACGTCTGATTTCGACCCTGCGAAAAATTCCATGCCTTATGAAAAAATGCTCGAGATTGACCGCTGGGCAGTTCAGCAGTTGGAAAAACTCGTCAGCGAAGTTACAGATGCGTATGAAACTTTCCAGTTCCATCGTGTTTATGGCTTGATTTATAATTTCTGCGTTGTCGAGATGAGCAGCATTTATATGGACTTGCTCAAAGACAGACTCTATTGCGACGCGAAGGATTCCGCTTCACGCAGAAGCTCGCAGACGGCAATGTATAAGATTCTCGATGCACTGACAAGGCTTCTGTCTCCGGTTCTCGCGCATACGGCGGAAGAAATTTACGAAGCGATGCCATTTAAATCTGAATTGGCCGAAAGCGTTCATCTTTTAAAAATGCCGACTGCTGATAAATCGATAGATTGGCAAAAAGAAGAACCGAAATGGGAAAAGCTGATGAAACTGCGTGATGAGGTTCTGAAAGAACTTGAGAATTTGCGCAAGAATGAGCTTATCGCAAGCAATCAGGAGTCTTCGGTTACGATTTCGACGGATGATGCTGAATTGATTGATGTCGTTGAGAAACTTGGCGAGAAGAATTTTGCCGCCCTTTGCATTGTGAGCGAAATAAAGCTGAATAAGCAAAAGGCTGAAAAGTTGATTACTGCGGAAAAAAGCACACACGCAAAATGTGCAAGATGCTGGAATTACTGGCCAAGCGTCGGCAAAAACGCTGACCAGCCGGAACTCTGCGACAGATGTGCAGAAGTTGCGAAAGGACACTGA
- a CDS encoding DUF4276 family protein has protein sequence MSNVEVYIICEGQTEQTFIRYVLAPEMGCKGIYLHPSLIGKHDHKGGNINFDRAKIDIEGFLMQRQNIYVSTMFDYFRLDSNWPGNEKIHGKLTAIKKAEKVETATLARIEKLFPELNVRKRFIPYIEMHEFEALLFSNPSILADKIAVTKNNIDNILEECGEPEEINDGAETSPFKRIFKLNNGYRKVAMGKTISEAIGVQNIRGKCPHFNGWLNKLEQLTKSPDR, from the coding sequence GTGAGTAATGTGGAAGTGTACATTATATGCGAAGGTCAAACAGAACAGACATTTATCCGATATGTGCTTGCACCGGAAATGGGCTGTAAGGGGATTTATTTACATCCGTCTTTGATTGGTAAACACGACCATAAAGGCGGCAATATTAATTTCGACAGGGCTAAGATAGATATTGAAGGATTCCTCATGCAAAGGCAGAATATCTATGTGTCTACTATGTTTGATTATTTCAGATTAGACTCAAATTGGCCTGGCAATGAAAAGATTCATGGCAAGCTTACCGCAATAAAAAAAGCTGAGAAAGTGGAAACGGCGACCTTGGCGAGAATTGAGAAGTTGTTTCCAGAACTTAATGTTAGAAAACGTTTTATTCCTTACATTGAAATGCATGAATTTGAAGCATTATTATTTAGTAACCCTTCAATACTTGCGGATAAAATAGCAGTGACTAAAAATAATATAGATAATATTTTAGAGGAATGTGGAGAGCCGGAAGAGATTAACGATGGAGCAGAAACATCTCCATTTAAAAGAATATTTAAACTGAACAATGGCTATCGTAAAGTTGCTATGGGGAAAACTATATCTGAAGCTATAGGCGTACAAAACATACGTGGAAAATGTCCTCATTTTAACGGATGGTTAAATAAGTTGGAACAACTTACTAAAAGTCCTGATAGATAG
- a CDS encoding AAA family ATPase, which produces MGNALDKLTIKGFKSIKSLEDFELKKLNVMIGGNGAGKSNFVDIFRMLRAMVDENFANFIRNRGGADDFMFNGPKSTKVIKAEFRFGNNAYSFELEPTASEDFVITQEWEKYKDNGWCIGEGNRESKITANKDQKSISHPSYNGVGYYIYDSISNWVVYHFHDTSATSPMRRSEITADNMRLRPNASNIAPFLLELRGNASNAYAEIVESIKLVTPFFDDFILKPRQNGEKEKVNLSWKQKGSDYPMQPYHFSDGTIRFICLATALLQPNLPSTIIIDEPELGLHPYAIEILAELIQAAAKKTQVIVSTQSPHLIDKFNPEDIIVVNREDGASTFKKLDAKELAHWLKEYSLGELWRKNIITGGPVCE; this is translated from the coding sequence ATGGGTAACGCTTTAGACAAATTAACAATAAAAGGCTTTAAGTCAATTAAGTCGCTTGAAGACTTTGAGCTTAAAAAACTCAATGTTATGATAGGTGGAAACGGAGCAGGCAAGAGTAATTTTGTTGACATATTCCGTATGCTTCGGGCTATGGTTGATGAAAATTTTGCCAACTTCATCCGAAATCGTGGCGGAGCAGACGATTTCATGTTTAATGGGCCTAAATCAACAAAAGTGATTAAAGCAGAATTCAGATTTGGAAACAATGCTTATTCTTTTGAATTAGAACCCACTGCATCTGAAGATTTTGTTATAACACAGGAATGGGAAAAATATAAGGATAATGGGTGGTGTATTGGTGAGGGCAATCGCGAAAGTAAAATCACCGCAAATAAAGATCAAAAGTCAATAAGCCATCCCAGTTACAATGGTGTAGGCTATTATATTTACGATTCAATATCTAACTGGGTGGTTTATCATTTTCATGATACCAGCGCAACGTCTCCAATGCGACGTTCTGAGATAACGGCGGATAATATGAGACTACGTCCTAACGCTTCTAATATTGCGCCATTCCTGCTGGAACTCCGTGGTAATGCATCCAATGCTTATGCAGAGATAGTAGAATCAATTAAATTGGTAACGCCTTTCTTCGATGACTTTATATTAAAACCTAGGCAAAATGGCGAAAAAGAGAAAGTCAACTTAAGTTGGAAGCAAAAAGGCTCTGATTACCCGATGCAGCCATATCATTTTTCCGATGGTACGATTCGATTTATTTGTCTGGCTACGGCCTTATTGCAGCCTAATCTTCCATCCACAATTATTATTGATGAGCCGGAACTTGGTCTGCATCCTTACGCCATAGAAATACTGGCAGAACTGATTCAGGCCGCCGCAAAAAAAACTCAGGTAATCGTTTCTACCCAATCTCCGCATTTGATAGATAAATTCAATCCTGAAGATATTATTGTTGTTAATCGGGAAGATGGGGCGTCGACTTTTAAAAAATTAGATGCAAAAGAACTTGCTCATTGGCTTAAAGAATATTCACTAGGCGAACTCTGGCGAAAGAATATAATAACCGGAGGGCCGGTTTGTGAGTAA
- a CDS encoding DUF2062 domain-containing protein: protein MAKIRRNKLFRYLEYKVLHIDDSPHKIALGLAIGLFMAWSPLVGLHIIIAVLLSFLLRANKFAAFVSVWVSNVFTFFIIYYPGYLLGAFLFHIFAPGRALTHQQVIEALNKLLSPSNMITGFMTKEYWQHFWTLSKTIGPELWIGCTIIGAVVAVCSYFGCIKIIKSHRAKKPHRRYRKY from the coding sequence GTGGCAAAAATCAGAAGAAATAAATTGTTTCGTTATTTGGAATATAAAGTACTGCACATCGACGACTCGCCGCATAAAATCGCGTTGGGGCTGGCTATCGGTTTGTTTATGGCCTGGTCGCCGCTGGTTGGATTGCATATTATCATTGCGGTTTTGTTGAGTTTTCTGCTGCGGGCGAATAAGTTCGCGGCGTTTGTGAGCGTTTGGGTCTCGAATGTTTTTACATTTTTTATTATTTATTATCCTGGTTATCTTTTAGGCGCGTTTTTGTTTCACATTTTCGCACCCGGCAGGGCGTTGACTCATCAGCAGGTAATAGAAGCGTTAAACAAGCTGCTTTCGCCGAGCAATATGATAACCGGTTTTATGACGAAGGAGTATTGGCAGCATTTTTGGACGCTGTCGAAAACAATCGGCCCGGAACTTTGGATAGGCTGTACTATTATCGGCGCAGTTGTGGCCGTGTGTTCGTATTTCGGCTGCATTAAGATTATCAAATCCCACCGCGCAAAAAAACCGCATCGAAGATACAGGAAATATTAA
- the waaC gene encoding lipopolysaccharide heptosyltransferase I yields the protein MNSAISRKIIKLNPSNGWKGLTVRKWSDLVFDPVELTKNPSQIFKSDKSSFIVLKQIDGANGKIPFVVKKITVHSVVKRLVDFFRGPRALRNFKLALVLKEKEIETAEPVAVFWNNRENIYVTEYIPNSMSLYDVAYGKNSEIFNKLAARKAVIRQVAEIVARLHKAGFWHRDSKAGNFIISKDDDGYDAKLIDLDGIKYNFFGCEEKQIRTLANLSKTLIRFKSVNIADFYRGFVIYCNAMGYAHEQSKTLFRKIEKVTVKMRFLSVLEDAGKFKKKMSEQIKKILIIKPSALGDIVLAMPAMCALAENFPNAKIHWFVRPEFAPLLENHKCVHKIIIFNRKKLGKWWCNLDAFKEFVGLIKILRDEKYDVVFDLQGRFRSAIFAWFSGCKKRIGLAKTQEVTGIFYTQKVKQTKVHLVDYFLEIVRSVSPLKGKIEFGLKAQPKAITEIQKILSENNVNKDNYAVIVPGATVDEKKWPVENFAALAEKINGKYQSGIVAVGVKSESETVEKIQKAAGVPVVNLAGKTNIPQLVALLAGAKAVISNDTGPAHIAAALNVPMVLIFGFTNPKRVGPYGRPNAVAAVDGAVRGDEVESKNSEHNIKNVSVESVFELICEQLK from the coding sequence ATGAATTCTGCGATTTCCAGAAAAATAATAAAGCTCAATCCGTCCAACGGCTGGAAAGGCCTGACCGTGCGGAAGTGGTCTGACCTTGTTTTTGACCCTGTCGAACTGACGAAAAATCCAAGTCAGATTTTTAAGTCTGACAAAAGCAGTTTTATTGTTTTAAAGCAAATCGACGGCGCGAACGGCAAAATTCCTTTTGTTGTAAAAAAAATTACCGTTCATTCAGTAGTCAAAAGACTTGTTGATTTTTTCAGGGGGCCCAGAGCTCTGCGGAATTTCAAACTCGCTCTGGTTCTCAAAGAAAAAGAAATAGAAACGGCTGAACCTGTCGCGGTGTTCTGGAACAACAGAGAAAATATCTACGTTACCGAATACATCCCGAACAGTATGAGTCTTTATGACGTCGCTTATGGGAAAAATTCTGAAATATTTAATAAACTTGCGGCGAGAAAAGCTGTTATCCGGCAGGTTGCCGAGATTGTTGCAAGACTTCACAAGGCGGGTTTTTGGCACAGAGATTCCAAAGCGGGCAATTTCATCATCAGCAAAGACGATGACGGCTATGATGCAAAACTCATCGACCTTGACGGCATAAAATATAATTTTTTTGGATGTGAAGAAAAGCAAATCAGAACGCTGGCAAATCTGTCCAAGACCTTGATTCGTTTCAAAAGCGTAAATATTGCCGATTTTTATCGCGGCTTTGTAATTTATTGTAATGCGATGGGATACGCTCACGAACAGTCGAAAACGCTATTCCGCAAAATAGAAAAGGTGACTGTTAAAATGAGATTTTTGTCGGTTCTCGAAGATGCCGGAAAATTTAAGAAAAAAATGTCAGAGCAAATAAAGAAAATACTGATAATTAAACCAAGCGCACTGGGCGATATCGTTCTTGCGATGCCGGCAATGTGTGCACTGGCGGAAAATTTTCCAAATGCCAAAATTCATTGGTTTGTCAGGCCGGAATTTGCTCCGCTTCTGGAAAATCATAAATGCGTTCATAAAATTATTATCTTCAACCGAAAAAAACTCGGCAAATGGTGGTGCAATCTCGATGCGTTTAAAGAATTTGTCGGCCTGATTAAAATTTTGAGAGATGAAAAGTACGACGTTGTTTTCGATTTGCAGGGCAGATTCAGAAGCGCGATTTTCGCGTGGTTCAGCGGCTGCAAAAAGAGAATCGGACTTGCTAAAACGCAGGAAGTAACAGGCATCTTCTACACGCAAAAAGTTAAGCAAACCAAAGTGCATCTTGTCGATTATTTTCTCGAAATTGTCCGCAGTGTATCACCTTTAAAAGGAAAAATTGAGTTTGGCTTAAAGGCACAACCAAAGGCGATTACGGAAATTCAGAAAATCCTGTCTGAAAATAACGTCAATAAAGATAATTACGCTGTCATTGTGCCCGGCGCGACTGTCGATGAGAAAAAATGGCCGGTAGAAAATTTTGCCGCTCTTGCTGAAAAGATTAACGGCAAATATCAAAGCGGTATTGTCGCGGTCGGTGTGAAATCTGAAAGCGAAACCGTTGAAAAAATTCAAAAAGCGGCGGGTGTGCCTGTTGTTAATCTCGCCGGCAAAACTAATATTCCGCAGCTTGTTGCGCTGCTGGCGGGGGCTAAAGCGGTTATCAGTAATGACACAGGACCCGCTCATATAGCGGCGGCATTAAATGTACCGATGGTTTTGATATTTGGGTTTACTAATCCAAAAAGAGTCGGGCCTTACGGCAGACCGAATGCTGTCGCGGCCGTTGACGGTGCTGTGCGAGGTGATGAGGTGGAAAGCAAAAATTCCGAACATAATATAAAAAATGTATCTGTTGAAAGCGTCTTTGAGTTAATCTGTGAACAGTTGAAATAA
- a CDS encoding NUDIX hydrolase — MNTKGTYIYEWPRPMVTVDAIVFNTAGSKPRLLMIKRGNEPYKGKWAFPGGFVDMDEELEIAVVRELQEETGLTGVKLEQFHTFGKPGRDPRGRNITIAFIGTTKQEQIKGGDDAAEAKWFEIDALPENLAFDHKDVATLATKHFKENINHE; from the coding sequence ATGAACACAAAAGGCACATACATTTACGAATGGCCGAGGCCGATGGTTACGGTTGACGCTATTGTTTTCAACACCGCAGGCAGCAAGCCAAGACTTTTAATGATAAAACGCGGCAATGAGCCATATAAAGGCAAATGGGCGTTCCCCGGCGGATTCGTCGATATGGACGAGGAACTCGAAATCGCGGTCGTGCGGGAGCTTCAGGAGGAAACCGGCTTAACCGGCGTTAAACTCGAACAATTCCATACCTTCGGCAAACCCGGCCGAGACCCTCGCGGCAGAAATATCACCATCGCATTTATCGGCACAACAAAACAGGAGCAAATCAAAGGCGGAGACGATGCCGCAGAAGCTAAATGGTTCGAGATTGATGCCCTGCCGGAAAATTTAGCGTTCGACCATAAAGACGTAGCGACGTTGGCTACAAAGCATTTTAAAGAAAATATTAACCACGAATAA
- the alr gene encoding alanine racemase produces MELQINSQYTREDQKVHIYSQAFLNNLNAVRSLCKPATKICAVVKANGYGHGIRHIVKILKQGQVDFFAVANIYEAAYIADIVGETKILVLEPVHIAYQPDAIQFCAEKGIHCAIVSFDSLDYVQNCLKDTKDILNVHIKVETGMGRCGIEAERAAGLIQKIRSASNVKLAGVYTHFSTAAEKNLDYAEHQYENMRKFLSSQSLLACKDVIIHAASSAATLNMPKAHFDMVRCGIALYGWAEHPDLLKVKLEPTMKFEVPIVQLNHYKAGQPIGYGRTFTAWRDTVGAIVPIGYADNYWRVYSNNAFVKVGDKFTQVLGRVSMDKTVIDVTDLPEAKVGQYVTVIDNDPESMCSVYRLAELADTICHEILTSLPSRAMRIIH; encoded by the coding sequence ATGGAATTACAAATTAATAGTCAGTACACGCGGGAAGACCAGAAGGTTCATATTTACTCGCAGGCGTTTTTGAATAATCTCAATGCCGTGCGAAGTTTGTGCAAACCAGCAACGAAGATATGCGCGGTTGTCAAGGCTAACGGTTACGGCCATGGCATAAGGCACATCGTCAAAATTCTTAAACAGGGACAGGTCGATTTTTTTGCTGTCGCGAACATTTACGAAGCGGCATACATCGCTGATATTGTCGGCGAAACGAAAATTCTTGTTCTTGAGCCTGTTCATATCGCCTATCAGCCGGATGCTATTCAGTTTTGCGCGGAAAAAGGAATTCACTGCGCGATTGTCAGTTTCGACTCGCTGGATTATGTTCAGAATTGTCTGAAAGATACAAAAGATATTCTGAACGTTCATATAAAAGTCGAAACGGGTATGGGGCGCTGCGGCATCGAGGCCGAACGTGCGGCTGGACTGATTCAAAAAATCCGCTCCGCATCCAATGTGAAACTTGCCGGCGTTTATACGCATTTTTCAACCGCGGCCGAGAAGAATCTTGATTACGCAGAACATCAGTATGAAAATATGCGGAAATTTTTGTCGAGCCAGTCGCTTCTGGCCTGCAAAGATGTGATAATTCACGCGGCAAGCAGTGCGGCAACGCTAAATATGCCAAAGGCTCATTTCGATATGGTTCGCTGCGGCATTGCTCTTTATGGTTGGGCAGAGCATCCTGATTTGCTGAAGGTTAAACTTGAGCCGACGATGAAATTCGAAGTGCCGATTGTTCAGTTAAATCATTATAAGGCAGGCCAGCCAATCGGTTACGGACGAACTTTCACTGCCTGGCGCGATACTGTCGGCGCGATTGTGCCGATTGGTTACGCGGATAATTACTGGCGTGTGTATTCGAATAACGCGTTTGTAAAAGTCGGCGATAAATTCACGCAGGTGCTGGGCAGAGTAAGTATGGACAAGACTGTCATCGATGTTACCGATTTGCCGGAGGCGAAAGTCGGCCAATATGTAACTGTGATTGATAATGACCCGGAAAGCATGTGCAGTGTTTACAGATTAGCGGAACTGGCAGATACAATTTGCCATGAAATTTTGACTTCGCTGCCTTCGCGGGCGATGAGGATAATACACTAA
- a CDS encoding glycosyltransferase family 2 protein: protein MDNGQVKSLSVFFPCYNEQDNIERVAKSAIELLESLGIDYEVILVDDGSKDDTGKIADRLAAENNHIKVVHHSPNKGYGAALQSGFKAATKEYVFYTDGDGQFDIKELPLLFKYTGEYDIVTGFRINRQDNIMRKLNAFCWTTMVNILFGMKIKDMDCAFKLYKRKIFDEITLKSTGALINTEIFARFNNKGYKVYQLGVHHYPRTAGTQTGANLKVILRAFKELFALYKQIKNDK from the coding sequence ATGGATAACGGGCAAGTTAAATCGCTGTCAGTTTTTTTCCCCTGTTACAACGAGCAGGATAATATCGAGAGGGTTGCCAAATCTGCAATCGAATTACTCGAATCTTTGGGTATTGATTATGAAGTAATTCTGGTTGATGATGGCAGTAAGGACGATACCGGCAAAATCGCAGATAGGCTTGCCGCAGAAAATAATCATATTAAAGTTGTTCATCATTCTCCGAACAAAGGCTACGGCGCTGCGCTGCAGAGCGGTTTTAAAGCGGCGACAAAAGAGTATGTTTTCTACACCGACGGCGACGGCCAGTTCGATATTAAAGAGCTTCCGCTTTTATTCAAATATACCGGCGAATATGACATCGTAACGGGTTTTCGTATCAACAGGCAGGATAATATTATGCGAAAACTTAACGCATTTTGCTGGACGACGATGGTCAATATTTTGTTCGGTATGAAAATAAAAGATATGGATTGTGCTTTTAAACTTTACAAACGCAAAATTTTTGATGAAATAACATTGAAAAGCACAGGCGCTTTGATTAATACAGAAATATTTGCAAGATTTAACAATAAAGGTTATAAAGTTTATCAGCTTGGCGTTCATCATTATCCGAGAACGGCAGGCACACAGACAGGCGCGAATCTTAAAGTGATTTTGCGGGCGTTCAAAGAGCTTTTCGCTCTTTACAAACAAATTAAAAACGATAAATAA
- a CDS encoding RNA polymerase sigma factor: MAITTEECKNVVCQNYKEIYRFVLYLTGNTAQTEDLTQDIFLSAWSNADTFKAKSSVKTWLYKIAYNKFIDSARKSKRQISLLERYEEYRDKNSCDINPLSKVLADEESRCLYDAMRKLDMPDYTNIVLHYIEGLTFCEIAEILDRPVGTVKWQINQTMKKLKELLAK; this comes from the coding sequence ATGGCGATAACGACTGAAGAATGTAAAAATGTTGTTTGTCAAAATTATAAGGAAATTTATCGGTTTGTATTATATCTGACCGGTAATACGGCCCAGACTGAGGATTTGACTCAAGACATTTTTTTGTCAGCCTGGTCAAATGCGGATACCTTTAAGGCAAAAAGCTCTGTTAAAACATGGTTGTATAAAATCGCATATAACAAGTTTATTGATTCTGCCCGAAAATCGAAAAGGCAGATTTCTTTATTGGAAAGATATGAAGAATACAGGGATAAAAATTCCTGTGATATCAATCCTTTGAGCAAAGTTTTGGCTGATGAAGAATCGCGATGTTTATACGATGCTATGCGTAAATTGGATATGCCGGATTATACAAATATTGTGCTGCATTATATTGAAGGCCTTACTTTTTGCGAAATTGCGGAAATTCTCGATAGGCCTGTCGGTACGGTAAAATGGCAGATTAATCAAACGATGAAAAAGCTTAAAGAATTGCTGGCAAAATGA